The genomic window CTTCTGGAACACGGCACTCGCGCAAGATAAAGCTTTTCAAACGGAAGTGCTGCAAAAGCTCAAGGAAATCGCTAATAGATTTAATGCGCTGGAAATTCGGCTGAATGACATGGACAAGCGCTACGAAGTCCGTTTTGCAACCCTCGAAACCAAGCTCGAGGCGGTGAACCAGCGCATTGACGACAAGTTCAACCTGATCGTTGGATTGCTGGGACTCCTCGCCGCCTTGCTCGCTCTGCCCTACGCTCCGAAACTGCTGGAGAGATTCAAAGCTCCGCCGGACAGCAAAAAGGACGTGCAGCGCCTGCAGGAACAAATTGAACAAATCAAAACCCAGTTAGCGCAGCTTTCCCCGCCGATGCGGCCCACGCCGTGAATTTGCCCCTTTTAAAATTTGTGTTCATCTCTCCTAAGATGGAGAATCGGCCCGACCGCCGTTGTCGGAAAAAGCTCGGTTCCCAGATGAAAAGTTTTTCATTTTGCTTTCACCCGGATTTCATCTTTGAATTGTAAAATGATCTTTTGCGCAAAAAACCTTGCCAAATAAAGAATAAAATGTTCAAATTCAAAGCTTGGCGAATCCGGCAGAAGCATCATGATTTGAGGAGCAATATGCCCGTCATCACCCAAACGATCTCGCTGCTCATCTTGTCCAACCTGTTCATGACTTTTGCCTGGTATGGACATCTCAAAAATTTGCAAAACAGCAAATGGCATATCGCCGCGATGGAGAGCTGGAGCATCGCGCTGTTCTCGAGTATTTGATTCAAGTGCCGGCCAATCGCATCGGCTTTACGGCCTTGACGTTGCCGCAGCTCAAAATCATGCAGGAGGTCGTCACGCTCGCGGTCTTCGTGCCGTTTTCCATCTTGTACATGAAGCAACCCATCCGGCTCAATTATCTCTGGGCGTTTTTGTGTCTACGGAAAAACTATGCCTTCGGTATTCAAAAAAAATTTCAAAACCGGCATCGTTACCGAGTTCCGCCTTGAGCGGGATCCGGACGATGCCGAAGTCGTGCAGCTCGTCAAACAAATTGACGCCCAAACGAAACGCTTGTTGGGCCGCGCGCTCGCCATTCGCGAAGTCGACGCCGGCTCGTGCAACGGCTGCGAGATCGGGATCACCGGCCTCACCAATCCGGTGTATGATCTCGAGCGCTTCGGCATTCACTTCGTGGCCTCGCCGCGCTGCCCGCCTTCGAACCAGCCTTCGGTATCGTCGAAGGCTGGCGCGGCGCGAGGGTGCATTGGGTGATGGCGGATAGCGCCGGCAAATTGCATCGCGTAAAAATCAAAGATCCCTCGTTCGTCAATTGGCCGGCGCTTTCCTTTGCTTTGCTCAAAAACATCGTACCGGATTTTCCGCTGTGCAACAAGTCGTTCAATCAATCATACTCGGGGAATGATTTATAAATGCAAAACCGTTCACCTCTCCTCACCGGCCTCTCCCGCAACGTCATCGTGCTCGGCCTTGTCAGCTTGTTTCAAGACACTTCGAGCGAGATGCTTTATCCGGTGGTGCCGATGTTTCTCGCCGGTGTGCTCGGCGCGCCGATGACGGTGATCGGCCTCATCGAAGGTTTCGCGGAGTTCACCGCCGCGATTCTCAAAGCCGTGTTCGGAAGCGCATCGGATCGCGTTCAGCGCCGCAGCGTTTTCATCAGCCTCGGCTACGGTTTGTCGGCGGCAAGCCGCCCGCTCTTGTTTTTCGCCAACACCTGGGGGCTCGTTCTCTTCTCGCGCTTGCTGGATCGCCTCGGCAAAGGCGTGCGCACCAGTCCTCGCGACGCGCTGCTCGCTGACTCCGCGCCGGCAGAACATCGCGGCAAAGTGTTCGGCCTTCATCGCGCCATGGATACAGTCGGCGCAGTGATCGGGCCGTTGCTGGCCATCTGGGTGCTCGCGATCAGCAACAATGATTATCGTTGCGTTTTTCTCATCGCGATCATTCCCACTGCCCTCGCCTTCGGTTTGACTTTTTTGGTGAAAGAAATTGAAACCGCCAAACTGAAAAGTGACCGGGCTTTTTACTTGCCACTTGCAACCTTGCCGCTTGCTTATTGGAAATTCCTCGCCATCAACACGCTCTTTTTCATCGGCAACAGCAGCGATGTTTTTCTCATTCTGCGCGCGCAAGAGATCGGCCTCTCGGCGCCGTTGGCCATTCTCGCCTATGTGGTTTACAATCTTGCTTACGCGTTGCTGGCGACGCCGGCCGGCATGATTTCGGATCACCTTGGCCGCCGCCGCGTGATGCAAATCGGCTTTCTCGCGTTCGCGGGTGTTTATCTCGGTTTCGCATTCATAAAATCAACCTCGTTGATCTGGCCGCTTTTCGCGCTGTACGGCTTTTACGCCGCCATGACCGAAGGCGTCAGCAAAGCGATGGTTGCTGACCTTGTCGCGCCGGCGCATCGCGGCAGCGCCATCGGCGTTTTTTACATGAGCACCGGCGTCGCGGCGCTCGTTGCCAGCAGCCTGGCGGGATGGCTGTGGAAAGAATTTGGCGCTGCGGTGGCATTGGGTTTTTCGGCGGGAACGGCGGTACTTGCTGCGCTTGCGATGGGTCGTTGGAAAAATGCAAAATCTTGGCGTTGATTGCAATTCCTTAAAATTCGCCAATGCGATTGAACTGCGGGTAATTCTCAGCAGAATTTTTCTTGACTGTTGCGGATTTATTCTTTATAATCCTTATAGCTGTCTTTTTGAGGCGTCAGTGAAATTCAAGAAATTTTATTCCGTGCCAAGCTCAAGAGGTTGTGGGTTATGTTAATCGCCGTGCGAGTTGATCGCGTCACTTTGGATACGACAGCCAATCGCTTCGTGGTTATTCTCAGAGATGATTCCCATCATCGCTGGCTTCCAATCGTGGTGGGGTCCTCCGAGGCGCAGGCCATTGCGCTGCAAATGGAAAACATCGTGCCGCCGCGGCCGTTGACGCACGATCTCGTCAAGAATCTGCTGGATTCGGTCGAAGTCCGCATTTCACGCGTGGTGGTCAGCGATCTGCGGGAAAACACTTATTACGCCATGATCGGCCTGAAGATGAACGGCAGCCACGTTGAAGTCGATGCGCGGCCCAGCGACGCGATTGCCATCGCGCTGCGGGCGCAGGCGCCGATTTTTGTCGACGACGAAGTCATGAAAAAAGCCTCGGTCAGCGACAAGGATTCCGAGCGCGCGGAAGAGAGCGCGCCCATGGATCGCCTCGAGCGCTTGAATTTCGAGCTGCAAAAAGCCGTGAGCGACGAGCGCTTCGAGGACGCGGCGCGCCTGCGTGACGAGATCAATACCTACAAAAAAGAACGGCGCAGCGAGAACTGAAGTAAAAAGAACCGCGCTCCGGACATTGTTGCAAAGCATATCTTGCTCAAAATCGAGGCAGTGATATGCTTTTACTTTTTCGAAAAGCACATTTCCGCGTATTTTTCCATCTCCAGCATTTTGCCTTCCACCATCAAGCGAAAATCCTCAAAAGCCTCTTCTTGAAGATCGGCGGGAACGGCAATCGGCTCGCCGTAAATGGCAATGCTTTGGGAAAACGGCAGCGGCAGGGTGAAATGATCCCAACTTTTCATGAAACGAAATGGTTTCGAGCAGGCAAACGTGAAGGGGAGAAGATAGGCGCCGCTTTTTTGCGCGATCTTAATCGCACCGGGCTTGAAGACGTGGCGCGGGCCTTTGGGACCGTCCGGCATGATGGCGCAAACCGTTCCTCGCTTCAACGCCCGAATCATCTCGACCGTCGCCCGCTGCGCGCCGCGCGTGCTGGAGCCGCGAATGGTGGGAATGCCGAGACGATGCAAAGTTTGCGCGATCATTTCGCCGTCAACGTGCCGGCTGACCATGGCGTGAACATTTTGGTTTCGATGCACGAAAATCGGAATGAGAATTTTGCCGTGCCAGATGCAAAAAATGAACGGCTTGTTGTTCTCGCGCAGCCACTCGAAATGCTCACGCCCGGCAAAGCGAATGCGGGTGAGATGGCCCAAAGCCAGAATGAGCAGCCATCCCAGCCGCGTCGCCAGCCAGAACACCAGGCGCTTTTTAAAAGGCGGCGGGGCCGCGCCGACCGTTGAGTCGTCTTTTAGCTGTTGAACCGGCATTTTCAAGTTTTCAGAACTCATGCCGGTGTTTGGGCAAAATTCTCTTTGCTCACGCCGCGAGATTTTTCACAGAGTTGCAGCGCCAGTTCCGCTGTGCGTCGGCTCGCGCCCGGCGTGCCGAGCTTGCGGCCAACTTCAGCGAGCGCCTCTTGCATGGCCGCGTGATGGCCGCGATCTTGAATCATTTTGACCAACACGGGTGCCACGCGTTCAGGCCTGAAATCGTTTTGAATGAACTCCGGCACAATTTTCCGCCCGGCAACGACGTTGACCAAGCCGATATAAGGCAGTTTCACCACGCGTTTGCCGATTTCATAAGACAGGCGTGAGAGGCGATAAACCACGACGAGCGGCGTCTTGAAGCAGGCGGTTTCCAGCGTCGCGGTGCCGGAGCAAACCAAACAGGCGCGGCTGTCGCGCATCACTTCGTAAGTGGAATTGGACACCAGCCGAACGCCGTTATCTTTCACCCGGGCGCGATAAAAATTTTCGGGTAAATTCGGCGCCATCGCCACGGCGATTTGCAAATCGGGAATGGATTGGCGCACAAGCCTGGCGGTTGCCAGCATGTCCGGCAGCAAGCGCGCAACTTCCTCGCGGCGGCTGCCGGGCAGCAAACCGAGCAACGGCGATTCGGCGGCGAGCTGATAACGTGAGAAAAAAGCTTCCGTCGTTATTTTCGGCCGCAGGCCTTCGAG from candidate division KSB1 bacterium includes these protein-coding regions:
- a CDS encoding bifunctional nuclease family protein yields the protein MLIAVRVDRVTLDTTANRFVVILRDDSHHRWLPIVVGSSEAQAIALQMENIVPPRPLTHDLVKNLLDSVEVRISRVVVSDLRENTYYAMIGLKMNGSHVEVDARPSDAIAIALRAQAPIFVDDEVMKKASVSDKDSERAEESAPMDRLERLNFELQKAVSDERFEDAARLRDEINTYKKERRSEN
- a CDS encoding MFS transporter; its protein translation is MQNRSPLLTGLSRNVIVLGLVSLFQDTSSEMLYPVVPMFLAGVLGAPMTVIGLIEGFAEFTAAILKAVFGSASDRVQRRSVFISLGYGLSAASRPLLFFANTWGLVLFSRLLDRLGKGVRTSPRDALLADSAPAEHRGKVFGLHRAMDTVGAVIGPLLAIWVLAISNNDYRCVFLIAIIPTALAFGLTFLVKEIETAKLKSDRAFYLPLATLPLAYWKFLAINTLFFIGNSSDVFLILRAQEIGLSAPLAILAYVVYNLAYALLATPAGMISDHLGRRRVMQIGFLAFAGVYLGFAFIKSTSLIWPLFALYGFYAAMTEGVSKAMVADLVAPAHRGSAIGVFYMSTGVAALVASSLAGWLWKEFGAAVALGFSAGTAVLAALAMGRWKNAKSWR
- the lpxB gene encoding lipid-A-disaccharide synthase, which codes for MSNKFSVLIVAGEASGDLHGAGVVRAIKQLAPQTEIFGIGGDGMAAAGMELLFHVRDMAVVGFTEILRHLRFFHRVMKTLEREVARRKPEVVILIDYPGFNLRLAARLHRDGEKPPKILYYIAPQVWAWGAARLSKMARIIDQMAVVFPFETSLFQSAGMATEFVGHPLLEGLRPKITTEAFFSRYQLAAESPLLGLLPGSRREEVARLLPDMLATARLVRQSIPDLQIAVAMAPNLPENFYRARVKDNGVRLVSNSTYEVMRDSRACLVCSGTATLETACFKTPLVVVYRLSRLSYEIGKRVVKLPYIGLVNVVAGRKIVPEFIQNDFRPERVAPVLVKMIQDRGHHAAMQEALAEVGRKLGTPGASRRTAELALQLCEKSRGVSKENFAQTPA
- a CDS encoding lysophospholipid acyltransferase family protein, translated to MPVQQLKDDSTVGAAPPPFKKRLVFWLATRLGWLLILALGHLTRIRFAGREHFEWLRENNKPFIFCIWHGKILIPIFVHRNQNVHAMVSRHVDGEMIAQTLHRLGIPTIRGSSTRGAQRATVEMIRALKRGTVCAIMPDGPKGPRHVFKPGAIKIAQKSGAYLLPFTFACSKPFRFMKSWDHFTLPLPFSQSIAIYGEPIAVPADLQEEAFEDFRLMVEGKMLEMEKYAEMCFSKK